A single Caretta caretta isolate rCarCar2 chromosome 2, rCarCar1.hap1, whole genome shotgun sequence DNA region contains:
- the LOC125632961 gene encoding uncharacterized protein LOC125632961 isoform X1 — protein MSEESHPSKEGAGWHRELEMGCGTFSRGATNSNPGHPALKPDLLFRIERGEPPGVGVQLVSGGLERPPDPCAGYGFFKPDGLFHIEQWEERYIEAQQKLEESKIPGSACVAEHGGVNTVEQEENSESFVADLELSPVVCDLSDGSFHSRQLVSKSQQRNQTRIKMEESAGFSKCSDAVVCQLGAGPFQCAECGKRFRQKQSLITHERIHTGEKPYRCPDCGKSFSQKPNLLTHRRIHTGERPFSCTQCGKSFSQKANLIAHQRTHAGEKPPLWGGLGGKPKSPARQGDHEEKRPFVCPECGKSFTQKPNLVTHYRTHTGERPFSCAQCGKSFNQKTNLVTHYRTHTGERPYACPQCGKRFTQKTNLVTHQSTHTDVRPYPCGECQKCFKDKVSLKAHQRTHSLSQPRPCGNPEPIPLHGPPAMPLQPAGAEQESQRNPAQPVLAQKIPGSQAPCMCTDCGSSFPQKQHIPLPQQTPSAEQPFLCMQCGESCPQAALLKHQPSHARERPCESAQYGRGLSLNQHLLRHLEPCLGPGDAAHAAPGAERPFICNHCGSSFSFWPALIAHQSSHAGWQPYQLPERGKGLRPRLSLPAQQDVQVRETAWTCPECRQSFSQHSQLAKHQESHGGDRPHRCDVCGKSFGLKANLMTHQRLHTGERPFACSQCGRRFNQKGNLVTHYRTHTGERPFSCPQCGKSFSQKPNLLAHQRTHMGRRPFACAQCPKRFKGKMSLKIHQRVHIGERPPARPLSVDLMEAHAGKRYCSHSPCGKPFKEHIALQLPQRVPGGERPYACPECGKCFRQKVTLVTHLRTHTGERPFQCTQCGRSFSQKPNLLTHQRTHTGERPFACTVCGKGFSWKPNLVTHYRTHTGERPYSCSDCGKTFSQKPNLLTHRRTHSQQRPYASPSATQASPTDTPSPCAAVGTGPTCTWPAEGASATASPTAGSS, from the exons GCCACCCAGCTCTCAAACCTGATCTCTTGTTCCGGATTGAACGAGGGGAACCCCCAGGTGTTGGGGTTCAGCTGGTCTCTGGTGGCTTAGAGCGTCCGCCAGATCCCTGCGcag GCTATGGATTTTTCAAGCCCGATGGTTTATTCCATATTGAGCAATGGGAGGAGCGATATATCGAGGCTCAGCAGAAACTGGAGGAGAGCAAGATCCCCGGAAGTGCCTGCGTAG CAGAGCATGGGGGTGTGAACACagtggagcaggaagagaactctGAGAGCTTTGTTGCAGACTTAGAGCTGTCCCCCGTGGTCTGTGACCTTTCTGATGGCTCGTTTCACAGTCGGCAGCTGGTGTCCAAGAGTCAGCAGAGAAACCAGACCAGGATCAAGATGGAGGAATCAGCTGGCTTCAGCAAGTGTTCAGATGCCGTCGTATGCCAGCTAGGGGCTGGGCCTTTCCAGTGTGCTGAGTGCGGGAAACGCTTCCGCCAGAAGCAGAGCCTCATCACGcatgagagaatccacacaggagagaagccctacAGGTGTCCAgactgcgggaagagcttcagccAGAAGCCCAACCTCCTGACTCACCGGCGgatccacaccggggagcggcccttcTCCTGCACgcagtgtgggaagagcttcagccaGAAGGCCAATCTCATTGCCCACCAGAGAACCCACGCAGGGGAGAAGCCGCCGCTGTGGGGTGGGCTTGGGGGGAAGCCAAAGTCCCCAGCACGCCAGGGAGACCATGAGGAAAAGCGGCCGTTCGTATGccccgagtgtgggaaaagtttcacgcAGAAACCCAACTTGGTGACTCACTACCGGACCCACACGGGTGAGCGGCCCTTCAGCTGTGCccagtgcgggaagagcttcaatCAGAAGACCAACCTGGTGACTCACTACAGGACCCACACTGGGGAGCGGCCCTACGCCTGCCCCCAGTGCGGGAAGCGTTTCACCCAGAAGACCAACCTGGTGACTCACCAGAGCACCCACACGGATGTGCGACCCTACCCGTGTGGGGAGTGCCAGAAGTGCTTCAAGGACAAGGTGTCCCTGAAAGCGCACCAGAGAACCCACAGCCTGAGCCAGCCCAGACCCTGTGGGAATCCAGAGCCAATCCCACTCCACGGTCCCCCCGCCATGCCGCTCCAGCCCGCAGGCGCTGAGCAGGAGAGTCAGCGCAATCCTGCTCAGCCGGTGCTAGCCCAGAAGATCCCCGGAAGCCAGGCACCATGCATGTGCACTGACTGCGGTAGCAGCTTCCCGCAGAAACAGCATATCCCACTGCCCCAGCAAACCCCCTCAGCAGAGCAGCCCTTCCTGTGCATGCAGTGTGGGGAAAGCTGCCCACAGGCGGCTCTTCTGAAGCACCAGCCCAGCCATGCCAGGGAGAGGCCCTGTGAGAGCGCCCAGTATGGGAGAGGCCTCAGCCTGAACCAACATCTCCTCAGACACCTGGAACCCTGCCTGGGCCCTGGTGACGCGGCGCACGCGGCCCCTGGGGCAGAGCGGCCCTTCATCTGTAACCATTGCGGAAGCAGCTTTAGCTTTTGGCCGGCTCTCATTGCCCATCAGAGCAGCCATGCAGGATGGCAGCCATATCAGCTTCCTGAACGTGGGAAAGGCCTCAGGCCCCGGCTGTCCCTGCCAGCCCAGCAGGATGTGCAGGTGCGGGAGACAGCCTGGACGTGCCCCGagtgcaggcagagcttcagCCAGCACAGCCAGCTGGCAAAGCACCAGGAAAGCCACGGGGGTGACAGGCCCCATCGGTGTGACGTGTGCGGGAAGAGCTTTGGCTTGAAAGCCAACCTGATGACACACCAGCGGCTCCACACGGGCGAGCGGCCCTTTGCCTGCAGCCAGTGCGGGCGGCGCTTCAACCAGAAGGGGAACCTGGTGACTCACTACCGGACCCACACGGGTGAgcggcctttctcctgcccccaatgCGGCAAGAGCTTCAGCCAGAAGCCCAACCTCCTTGCCCACCAGAGAACCCATATGGGGCGGCGGCCCTTCGCCTGTGCCCAGTGCCCCAAACGCTTCAAGGGCAAGATGTCCCTGAAGATCCACCAGCGTGTCCACATAGGGGAGAGACCTCCCGCAAGGCCGCTGAGCGTGGATCTGATGGAGGCCCACGCTGGGAAGAGGTACTGTTCCCACTCCCCATGTGGGAAACCCTTCAAGGAGcacatagccctgcagctcccccagcgAGTGCCCGGTGGGGAGCGGCCATACGCCTGCCCGgagtgtgggaaatgcttccGGCAGAAGGTCACGCTGGTCACGCACCTCCGGACCCACACTGGAGAGCGGCCGTTCCAGTGCACCCAGTGTGGGAGGAGCTTCAGCCAGAAGCCCAACCTCCTCACGCACCAGCGGACTCACACTGGCGAGCGGCCCTTCGCCTGCACCGTGTGCGGGAAGGGCTTCAGCTGGAAGCCCAACCTGGTGACCCATTACCGcacccacaccggggagcggccctatAGCTGCTCCGACTGCGGGAAGACCTTCAGCCAGAAGCCCAATCTCCTCACGCACCGCAGAACCCACTCCCAGCAGAGACCGTATGCTTCCCCCAGTGCCACGCAAGCTTCCCCCACGGACACCCCTTCACCCTGCGCCGCTGTGGGGACTGGCCCCACGTGCACTTGGCCCGCAGAGGGGGCCTCGGCCACTGCGTCTCCCACGGCAGGGAGCTCCTGA
- the LOC125632961 gene encoding uncharacterized protein LOC125632961 isoform X2 — MSEESHPSKEGAGWHRELEMGCGTFSRGATNSNPGHPALKPDLLFRIERGEPPGVGVQLVSGGLERPPDPCAGYGFFKPDGLFHIEQWEERYIEAQQKLEESKIPGSACVEHGGVNTVEQEENSESFVADLELSPVVCDLSDGSFHSRQLVSKSQQRNQTRIKMEESAGFSKCSDAVVCQLGAGPFQCAECGKRFRQKQSLITHERIHTGEKPYRCPDCGKSFSQKPNLLTHRRIHTGERPFSCTQCGKSFSQKANLIAHQRTHAGEKPPLWGGLGGKPKSPARQGDHEEKRPFVCPECGKSFTQKPNLVTHYRTHTGERPFSCAQCGKSFNQKTNLVTHYRTHTGERPYACPQCGKRFTQKTNLVTHQSTHTDVRPYPCGECQKCFKDKVSLKAHQRTHSLSQPRPCGNPEPIPLHGPPAMPLQPAGAEQESQRNPAQPVLAQKIPGSQAPCMCTDCGSSFPQKQHIPLPQQTPSAEQPFLCMQCGESCPQAALLKHQPSHARERPCESAQYGRGLSLNQHLLRHLEPCLGPGDAAHAAPGAERPFICNHCGSSFSFWPALIAHQSSHAGWQPYQLPERGKGLRPRLSLPAQQDVQVRETAWTCPECRQSFSQHSQLAKHQESHGGDRPHRCDVCGKSFGLKANLMTHQRLHTGERPFACSQCGRRFNQKGNLVTHYRTHTGERPFSCPQCGKSFSQKPNLLAHQRTHMGRRPFACAQCPKRFKGKMSLKIHQRVHIGERPPARPLSVDLMEAHAGKRYCSHSPCGKPFKEHIALQLPQRVPGGERPYACPECGKCFRQKVTLVTHLRTHTGERPFQCTQCGRSFSQKPNLLTHQRTHTGERPFACTVCGKGFSWKPNLVTHYRTHTGERPYSCSDCGKTFSQKPNLLTHRRTHSQQRPYASPSATQASPTDTPSPCAAVGTGPTCTWPAEGASATASPTAGSS; from the exons GCCACCCAGCTCTCAAACCTGATCTCTTGTTCCGGATTGAACGAGGGGAACCCCCAGGTGTTGGGGTTCAGCTGGTCTCTGGTGGCTTAGAGCGTCCGCCAGATCCCTGCGcag GCTATGGATTTTTCAAGCCCGATGGTTTATTCCATATTGAGCAATGGGAGGAGCGATATATCGAGGCTCAGCAGAAACTGGAGGAGAGCAAGATCCCCGGAAGTGCCTGCGTAG AGCATGGGGGTGTGAACACagtggagcaggaagagaactctGAGAGCTTTGTTGCAGACTTAGAGCTGTCCCCCGTGGTCTGTGACCTTTCTGATGGCTCGTTTCACAGTCGGCAGCTGGTGTCCAAGAGTCAGCAGAGAAACCAGACCAGGATCAAGATGGAGGAATCAGCTGGCTTCAGCAAGTGTTCAGATGCCGTCGTATGCCAGCTAGGGGCTGGGCCTTTCCAGTGTGCTGAGTGCGGGAAACGCTTCCGCCAGAAGCAGAGCCTCATCACGcatgagagaatccacacaggagagaagccctacAGGTGTCCAgactgcgggaagagcttcagccAGAAGCCCAACCTCCTGACTCACCGGCGgatccacaccggggagcggcccttcTCCTGCACgcagtgtgggaagagcttcagccaGAAGGCCAATCTCATTGCCCACCAGAGAACCCACGCAGGGGAGAAGCCGCCGCTGTGGGGTGGGCTTGGGGGGAAGCCAAAGTCCCCAGCACGCCAGGGAGACCATGAGGAAAAGCGGCCGTTCGTATGccccgagtgtgggaaaagtttcacgcAGAAACCCAACTTGGTGACTCACTACCGGACCCACACGGGTGAGCGGCCCTTCAGCTGTGCccagtgcgggaagagcttcaatCAGAAGACCAACCTGGTGACTCACTACAGGACCCACACTGGGGAGCGGCCCTACGCCTGCCCCCAGTGCGGGAAGCGTTTCACCCAGAAGACCAACCTGGTGACTCACCAGAGCACCCACACGGATGTGCGACCCTACCCGTGTGGGGAGTGCCAGAAGTGCTTCAAGGACAAGGTGTCCCTGAAAGCGCACCAGAGAACCCACAGCCTGAGCCAGCCCAGACCCTGTGGGAATCCAGAGCCAATCCCACTCCACGGTCCCCCCGCCATGCCGCTCCAGCCCGCAGGCGCTGAGCAGGAGAGTCAGCGCAATCCTGCTCAGCCGGTGCTAGCCCAGAAGATCCCCGGAAGCCAGGCACCATGCATGTGCACTGACTGCGGTAGCAGCTTCCCGCAGAAACAGCATATCCCACTGCCCCAGCAAACCCCCTCAGCAGAGCAGCCCTTCCTGTGCATGCAGTGTGGGGAAAGCTGCCCACAGGCGGCTCTTCTGAAGCACCAGCCCAGCCATGCCAGGGAGAGGCCCTGTGAGAGCGCCCAGTATGGGAGAGGCCTCAGCCTGAACCAACATCTCCTCAGACACCTGGAACCCTGCCTGGGCCCTGGTGACGCGGCGCACGCGGCCCCTGGGGCAGAGCGGCCCTTCATCTGTAACCATTGCGGAAGCAGCTTTAGCTTTTGGCCGGCTCTCATTGCCCATCAGAGCAGCCATGCAGGATGGCAGCCATATCAGCTTCCTGAACGTGGGAAAGGCCTCAGGCCCCGGCTGTCCCTGCCAGCCCAGCAGGATGTGCAGGTGCGGGAGACAGCCTGGACGTGCCCCGagtgcaggcagagcttcagCCAGCACAGCCAGCTGGCAAAGCACCAGGAAAGCCACGGGGGTGACAGGCCCCATCGGTGTGACGTGTGCGGGAAGAGCTTTGGCTTGAAAGCCAACCTGATGACACACCAGCGGCTCCACACGGGCGAGCGGCCCTTTGCCTGCAGCCAGTGCGGGCGGCGCTTCAACCAGAAGGGGAACCTGGTGACTCACTACCGGACCCACACGGGTGAgcggcctttctcctgcccccaatgCGGCAAGAGCTTCAGCCAGAAGCCCAACCTCCTTGCCCACCAGAGAACCCATATGGGGCGGCGGCCCTTCGCCTGTGCCCAGTGCCCCAAACGCTTCAAGGGCAAGATGTCCCTGAAGATCCACCAGCGTGTCCACATAGGGGAGAGACCTCCCGCAAGGCCGCTGAGCGTGGATCTGATGGAGGCCCACGCTGGGAAGAGGTACTGTTCCCACTCCCCATGTGGGAAACCCTTCAAGGAGcacatagccctgcagctcccccagcgAGTGCCCGGTGGGGAGCGGCCATACGCCTGCCCGgagtgtgggaaatgcttccGGCAGAAGGTCACGCTGGTCACGCACCTCCGGACCCACACTGGAGAGCGGCCGTTCCAGTGCACCCAGTGTGGGAGGAGCTTCAGCCAGAAGCCCAACCTCCTCACGCACCAGCGGACTCACACTGGCGAGCGGCCCTTCGCCTGCACCGTGTGCGGGAAGGGCTTCAGCTGGAAGCCCAACCTGGTGACCCATTACCGcacccacaccggggagcggccctatAGCTGCTCCGACTGCGGGAAGACCTTCAGCCAGAAGCCCAATCTCCTCACGCACCGCAGAACCCACTCCCAGCAGAGACCGTATGCTTCCCCCAGTGCCACGCAAGCTTCCCCCACGGACACCCCTTCACCCTGCGCCGCTGTGGGGACTGGCCCCACGTGCACTTGGCCCGCAGAGGGGGCCTCGGCCACTGCGTCTCCCACGGCAGGGAGCTCCTGA